A section of the Methanoregula formicica SMSP genome encodes:
- a CDS encoding NAD(P)H-dependent oxidoreductase, with translation MKISLILAHPRPGSFNHAIAGTAARVLHDAGHIVSVHDLYAEAFDPLLLSEEVPRDTLLPDDIAQHCAEIASADGIVIVHPDWWGMPPAILKGWIDRVLRPGVAYRFAETDSGDGIPAGLLKAKAAIVFNTSNTPWQREIEIFGDPLERLWKDCVLVFCGVPVVQRRMFGVVVTSTDAQRKAWLEEVSRLVSETFPQESSA, from the coding sequence ATGAAAATCTCCCTTATCCTTGCACATCCCCGTCCGGGAAGTTTCAATCATGCAATCGCCGGGACAGCAGCCCGTGTGCTCCATGATGCCGGTCATATTGTCTCTGTCCATGATCTCTATGCGGAAGCGTTCGATCCTCTTCTCCTGTCTGAAGAGGTCCCCCGTGATACACTACTTCCCGATGATATCGCGCAGCATTGCGCCGAGATTGCCTCAGCCGACGGGATCGTTATTGTCCATCCCGATTGGTGGGGGATGCCGCCCGCGATCCTGAAAGGCTGGATTGACCGTGTCCTCCGCCCGGGAGTTGCTTACAGGTTCGCGGAGACAGATTCCGGCGATGGAATTCCTGCAGGGCTCCTGAAAGCAAAAGCCGCTATTGTCTTCAATACGTCCAACACCCCCTGGCAGCGGGAGATCGAGATCTTCGGCGATCCGCTCGAACGGCTCTGGAAGGATTGCGTCCTTGTATTCTGTGGCGTACCGGTCGTCCAGCGCCGGATGTTTGGGGTCGTAGTGACCAGCACGGATGCCCAGCGGAAGGCATGGCTGGAAGAAGTGAGCCGCCTGGTATCAGAGACCTTCCCTCAGGAATCCTCTGCATAG
- a CDS encoding YybH family protein: MDTETITTDILATIRDMNRAWTTGWHDEEFRQYIHKDAVAIVPSVPGRLEGLNAYVAGWRGFALTATIHSWQESDHKVEIFAGGRCSVVTYFFTIDFTLGGVRQTMRGRDMFFLVKEGKTWLVAADQFSPEPTVS, from the coding sequence ATGGACACCGAAACGATCACGACAGATATCCTCGCGACAATCAGGGACATGAACCGGGCCTGGACTACCGGGTGGCATGATGAAGAATTCCGCCAGTATATCCACAAGGATGCCGTTGCTATCGTGCCCTCAGTACCCGGACGTCTTGAGGGACTGAATGCCTATGTTGCCGGCTGGAGAGGGTTCGCCCTGACAGCAACGATCCATTCCTGGCAGGAGTCCGATCATAAGGTGGAGATATTTGCCGGTGGACGGTGCAGTGTGGTAACATATTTTTTCACGATTGATTTTACACTAGGCGGCGTGCGGCAGACCATGCGGGGCCGGGATATGTTCTTTTTGGTGAAAGAAGGGAAGACGTGGCTGGTTGCTGCTGACCAGTTCTCACCGGAACCTACGGTATCATGA
- a CDS encoding SemiSWEET family sugar transporter: METIVIVGYVAGALTTISFVPQVVKAWKMRETRDLSLAMLVLFAIGVILWTLYGIWVGSLPIIAANVITFALILVLLGLKLWYK, translated from the coding sequence ATGGAAACAATCGTCATTGTCGGCTACGTTGCCGGCGCCCTCACCACCATCTCGTTCGTGCCGCAGGTGGTCAAGGCCTGGAAGATGAGGGAGACCCGCGATCTCTCGCTTGCCATGCTCGTTCTCTTCGCTATCGGTGTTATTCTCTGGACCCTGTACGGAATCTGGGTCGGGTCCCTTCCCATCATTGCCGCCAATGTTATCACGTTTGCTCTGATTCTTGTACTGCTTGGCCTGAAATTATGGTACAAGTGA